A window of Tautonia plasticadhaerens contains these coding sequences:
- a CDS encoding HlyD family secretion protein, which produces MKAAIALALLLSATLGVASVATLKDVAAPAGSAAPEAPMVRPSDVIAADGVVEGARPEAGLRPDVEGVLAALHVAENREVAGGELLAELRNDPQRERVSLAAAELEVARARLDRLRNGERQERRRVLEAIEKTHRLALERAEADWSRTEELFGRGAISTERRDRDYYAKVESRAALGEVEAERALVEAPPRPEDLAEAEALVKAAEARLRLAEAELEKTRLRAPADGRILRAYAEPGEVVGPATPDPVLLLADLSRRRVRAFVEELDAARVGLGQPALVTADGLPGRGFSGRVSLVASRMGQNAPQSDAPGEYKDLYFREVLIDLDAGAELPVNLRVRVRIDPDPDAVDPARSDLVRYDGPD; this is translated from the coding sequence ATGAAGGCGGCGATCGCCCTCGCGTTGCTGCTGTCCGCGACCCTGGGCGTGGCCTCCGTCGCGACCCTCAAGGACGTCGCCGCCCCCGCCGGGTCGGCGGCCCCGGAGGCCCCGATGGTCCGCCCTTCGGACGTGATCGCGGCCGATGGGGTCGTCGAGGGCGCCCGGCCGGAGGCGGGGCTACGCCCCGATGTCGAGGGCGTGCTGGCCGCACTCCATGTCGCCGAGAACCGGGAGGTGGCGGGGGGGGAGTTGCTCGCCGAGCTTCGCAACGATCCCCAGCGGGAGCGGGTCTCCCTGGCCGCCGCCGAGCTCGAGGTGGCCCGAGCCCGGCTGGATCGGCTCCGCAACGGGGAACGGCAGGAGCGGCGTCGGGTGCTGGAGGCGATCGAGAAGACGCATCGCCTGGCCCTCGAGCGGGCCGAGGCCGACTGGTCCCGGACCGAGGAGCTGTTCGGGAGGGGCGCCATCAGCACCGAACGCCGGGACCGGGACTATTACGCCAAGGTCGAGTCCCGGGCCGCGTTGGGCGAGGTCGAGGCCGAGCGGGCCCTGGTCGAGGCTCCGCCTCGGCCCGAGGACCTGGCGGAGGCCGAGGCCCTCGTGAAGGCCGCCGAGGCCCGCCTTCGGCTGGCCGAGGCGGAGCTGGAGAAGACCCGGCTCCGGGCCCCCGCCGACGGGCGGATCTTGAGGGCGTATGCCGAGCCCGGGGAGGTCGTCGGCCCGGCGACGCCCGATCCGGTGCTCCTCCTGGCCGACCTGTCCCGACGTCGGGTGCGGGCGTTCGTCGAGGAGCTCGACGCGGCCCGGGTCGGGCTCGGCCAGCCTGCCCTCGTCACCGCCGACGGCCTGCCCGGCCGCGGATTCTCGGGCCGGGTGTCCCTCGTCGCGTCGAGGATGGGCCAGAATGCCCCCCAGAGCGACGCGCCCGGGGAATACAAGGATCTCTACTTCCGGGAGGTCCTGATCGACCTGGACGCCGGCGCGGAGCTGCCGGTCAACCTGCGGGTGCGAGTGCGGATCGACCCCGACCCCGACGCCGTCGACCCGGCGAGAAGCGACCTGGTGCGATACGATGGGCCCGATTGA
- a CDS encoding ABC transporter ATP-binding protein, whose product MPPAVAAREIGKGFGGGRGRATVLKGVSLEIRRGEVVFLVGPSGSGKSTLLSLIGGIMTPDQGSLTVLGQDTSRLDPARRADFRRDHLGFIFQTFHLMPTLSALDNVRLALAMRGISRRESTARATALLGSVGLSHRAGLRPGRLSTGECQRVAVARALAGDPELVLADEPTASLDAENGQAIMHLLTDLVRTRGATLLIVTHDNRIFPFADRILRLEGGRVVGSDGPGGGDPPEEVAGVMAAPDGRRRRREWGP is encoded by the coding sequence ATGCCTCCTGCGGTCGCGGCCCGCGAGATCGGCAAGGGATTCGGCGGCGGTCGGGGCCGGGCCACGGTCCTGAAGGGCGTCAGCCTCGAGATCCGTCGGGGCGAGGTCGTCTTCCTCGTGGGCCCTTCCGGGAGCGGGAAATCGACGCTCCTGTCGTTGATCGGCGGCATCATGACCCCGGACCAAGGGTCCCTCACCGTGCTCGGCCAGGACACGAGCCGGCTCGACCCGGCCCGGCGGGCCGACTTCCGGCGCGACCACCTCGGCTTCATCTTCCAGACCTTCCACCTGATGCCGACGCTCTCGGCGCTCGACAACGTCCGCCTGGCCCTGGCCATGCGTGGCATCTCGCGACGGGAGTCGACCGCGAGGGCGACCGCCCTGCTCGGGAGCGTGGGGCTCTCCCACCGGGCCGGGCTCCGGCCGGGCCGGCTCAGCACCGGGGAATGCCAGCGCGTGGCGGTCGCCCGGGCGCTCGCGGGCGACCCGGAACTCGTGCTGGCCGACGAGCCGACGGCCTCGCTTGATGCCGAGAACGGGCAAGCCATCATGCACCTGCTCACCGACCTGGTCCGCACCCGAGGGGCGACCTTGCTGATCGTGACCCACGACAACCGGATCTTCCCCTTCGCCGATCGGATCCTCCGGCTCGAGGGAGGCCGCGTCGTGGGGTCCGACGGCCCCGGGGGGGGCGACCCTCCCGAGGAGGTCGCCGGGGTGATGGCGGCCCCGGACGGCCGCCGGCGGCGGCGGGAGTGGGGACCATGA
- a CDS encoding BRCT domain-containing protein, which produces MAIRPSIDDARRAWEARDPILVDLIEAISSRPDPEPEVPIREGAPTFDLLMARTRTPEFLKKSPEEQRIEWLSAFKALEAPDAEAPLSDRLRLHELILALWEDGSPFARACLLRVIDTVALTYGPWRALKRIFKEAESRGDLEVFAALTARFDVAHAAHQHGVSRRTLAYMVRRAWRHLRAIGRMMPVAYPDVASAVLARYPSTWGRDRSQAEGAWVYNHILYHGSKAYTRGRFLFGATKKDPVALRAFPDSWRRSPRPLFVLLERARSDAVLAFATEALRRDFRASLREVEPGWVVRLIASRAAPVHEFVVWILGNVPKFEQSSFRELGLHGPVLSLFDSPSDLARSYAADYARAHTRDLPVDELVRLADNRSEAVRKLAADLLGERDPRKEVGLDAWGRLLESEYGHTLAAKAIQAHFGPKELTSEWFRNLLFSQSEEAFEFVSELLPKIHSPGTLGYGYFRDLLDKYDWADQEPAGALAEFAMKHLARFGPDTFDPEFLALLLIRPDTRWIAASWINEGRLKAGSVPIDALKAMAFHPDWDAHPLVRLEASILKGRDRELSFDEPLADQVLGWLGDVRRFSPGDLGFDWLLSLARRAEPRYHDFAVELMIKGFVPADFAPAQDQPASVDRPPTKEEVTVDLGGQSFLFTGKLATMQRKESEGKVRDAGGAVSSGVTAKLHYLVIGDEGSPLYGNGNGKKGSKQLKAEELNGQGANIRIISETAFLRMLSGRSRDVSADATLAGCERLWEMAVGGGASDARLGQFARKYIRRHHPRIALDETDRPVDPGAEIPDAFLGFDRVLPLFFETREPIRAFALTLARSEFGRWSPPGEDLVRLAEAPFAEVRRLVADALLADDAPEHRRYRIDHDSLSPAAVYRFCESGDEQTRALGLKLIDRSPRLRLPDELYRLTESPDRAVRAFVVRALWSLYRDRHITGGWAPFVSPRPTIGPVARKKAAEAATSRGTGPPARPDRPPAPPPSLGDLLRRMLFELPPGRPPRRSAGPTEGQGGDGFDRLRPLPNRLAKLAVVETLCDLAIEDEAFARFALPPLVEFLGSRGKSEHAACLVAVTRIRHAHPGLSAPGSEAAS; this is translated from the coding sequence GTGGCGATCCGACCCTCGATCGACGACGCCCGACGCGCCTGGGAGGCACGAGACCCGATCCTGGTCGACCTGATCGAGGCGATCTCCTCCCGGCCCGACCCCGAGCCTGAGGTCCCCATCCGGGAAGGGGCGCCGACCTTCGACCTCCTGATGGCCCGGACCCGGACGCCGGAGTTCCTCAAGAAATCCCCGGAGGAGCAGCGGATCGAGTGGCTCTCGGCCTTCAAGGCGCTCGAAGCCCCCGACGCCGAGGCCCCGCTGTCCGACCGCCTCCGCCTCCATGAACTCATCCTCGCCCTCTGGGAGGACGGTTCCCCCTTCGCCCGGGCTTGCCTGCTGCGGGTCATCGACACCGTCGCCCTGACCTACGGCCCCTGGCGGGCCCTGAAGCGGATCTTCAAGGAGGCCGAGTCGCGGGGCGACCTGGAGGTCTTCGCCGCCCTGACCGCCCGATTCGACGTGGCCCATGCCGCCCACCAGCACGGCGTGAGCCGCCGGACGCTGGCCTACATGGTCCGGCGGGCCTGGCGGCACCTCCGGGCGATCGGCCGGATGATGCCGGTCGCCTACCCCGACGTCGCCTCGGCCGTGCTGGCCCGGTATCCGTCGACCTGGGGGAGGGACCGGTCGCAGGCCGAAGGGGCGTGGGTCTACAACCATATCCTTTACCACGGCTCGAAGGCCTACACGCGGGGCCGGTTCCTCTTCGGGGCGACGAAGAAGGACCCGGTCGCCCTCCGGGCCTTCCCCGACTCCTGGAGGCGGAGCCCCCGGCCGCTGTTCGTCCTGCTGGAGCGGGCCCGGAGCGACGCGGTGCTCGCCTTCGCGACCGAGGCGCTGAGGAGGGACTTCCGGGCCTCGCTCCGGGAAGTCGAGCCGGGCTGGGTCGTCCGGCTGATCGCCTCCCGGGCCGCCCCGGTGCACGAGTTCGTCGTCTGGATCCTGGGCAACGTGCCGAAGTTCGAGCAGTCGAGCTTCCGGGAGTTGGGCCTGCATGGGCCGGTCCTCTCGCTGTTCGACTCGCCGAGCGACCTCGCCCGGTCCTACGCGGCCGACTATGCCCGGGCCCACACCCGGGACCTGCCCGTCGACGAACTCGTCCGCCTGGCCGACAACCGCAGCGAGGCCGTCCGCAAGCTCGCCGCCGACCTGCTCGGCGAACGAGACCCCCGGAAGGAGGTCGGCCTCGACGCCTGGGGACGCCTGCTCGAATCCGAATACGGTCATACGCTGGCAGCCAAGGCCATCCAGGCGCACTTCGGCCCCAAGGAGCTGACTTCGGAGTGGTTCCGAAACCTCCTCTTCTCACAGAGCGAGGAGGCGTTCGAGTTCGTCTCCGAATTGCTCCCCAAGATCCACTCGCCTGGGACGCTCGGTTACGGCTACTTCCGGGACCTGCTCGACAAGTACGACTGGGCGGATCAGGAACCTGCCGGGGCTCTGGCCGAATTCGCGATGAAACACCTCGCTCGATTCGGGCCAGACACCTTTGATCCGGAATTCCTCGCTCTGCTGTTGATCCGCCCCGACACCCGATGGATCGCCGCCTCCTGGATCAACGAAGGTCGGCTCAAGGCCGGGTCGGTGCCGATTGACGCCCTCAAGGCGATGGCCTTCCACCCCGACTGGGACGCTCACCCGCTGGTGCGTCTGGAAGCCTCGATCCTCAAGGGTCGGGACAGGGAACTCAGCTTCGACGAGCCGCTGGCCGACCAGGTCCTCGGCTGGCTCGGCGATGTCCGCCGCTTCTCCCCCGGGGATCTCGGCTTCGACTGGCTGCTCTCCCTCGCCCGTCGGGCCGAGCCCCGCTACCACGACTTCGCCGTCGAGCTGATGATCAAGGGTTTCGTCCCCGCCGACTTCGCCCCCGCTCAGGACCAACCGGCGTCCGTCGACCGGCCCCCAACGAAGGAAGAGGTCACGGTCGACCTCGGCGGCCAGTCGTTCCTCTTCACCGGCAAGCTGGCGACGATGCAGCGCAAGGAGTCCGAGGGGAAGGTCCGGGACGCCGGCGGGGCGGTATCCTCGGGGGTGACGGCGAAGCTGCACTACCTCGTGATCGGCGACGAGGGCTCCCCGCTCTACGGCAACGGCAACGGCAAGAAGGGGTCGAAGCAGCTCAAGGCCGAGGAGCTGAACGGCCAGGGGGCGAACATCCGGATCATCTCCGAGACGGCCTTCCTCCGGATGCTCTCCGGCCGATCTCGGGACGTCTCGGCCGACGCCACCCTCGCCGGCTGCGAACGCCTCTGGGAGATGGCCGTCGGCGGCGGGGCCTCGGACGCCCGGCTCGGCCAGTTCGCCCGGAAATACATCAGGCGGCACCACCCCCGGATCGCGCTCGACGAGACCGACCGCCCCGTCGATCCCGGCGCCGAGATTCCCGACGCCTTCCTCGGCTTCGACCGCGTCCTCCCCCTTTTCTTCGAGACGAGGGAGCCGATCCGGGCCTTCGCCCTGACCCTGGCCCGCTCCGAGTTCGGCCGCTGGTCGCCGCCGGGCGAGGATCTGGTCCGGCTGGCCGAGGCCCCCTTCGCGGAGGTCCGCCGCCTCGTCGCCGATGCCCTGCTGGCCGACGACGCCCCGGAGCACCGCCGGTACCGGATCGACCACGACTCCCTGAGCCCCGCCGCCGTCTACCGCTTCTGCGAGTCGGGCGACGAGCAGACCCGGGCCCTCGGCCTGAAGCTGATCGACCGCTCCCCCCGCCTGAGGCTCCCCGACGAGCTGTACCGGCTGACCGAGAGCCCCGACCGGGCCGTCCGCGCCTTCGTCGTCCGGGCCCTCTGGTCGCTCTACCGGGACCGGCACATCACCGGGGGCTGGGCCCCCTTCGTCTCCCCGAGGCCGACGATCGGCCCCGTCGCCCGCAAGAAGGCGGCCGAGGCGGCCACGTCCCGGGGGACCGGCCCCCCCGCCCGGCCCGACCGGCCGCCCGCCCCGCCGCCGAGCCTCGGCGACCTGCTCCGTCGGATGCTCTTCGAGCTGCCCCCCGGCCGGCCCCCGAGGCGATCGGCCGGCCCGACCGAAGGGCAGGGGGGGGACGGCTTCGACCGCCTCCGCCCGCTGCCGAACCGCCTGGCGAAGCTCGCCGTCGTCGAGACCCTGTGCGACCTGGCGATCGAGGACGAGGCGTTCGCCCGGTTCGCCCTGCCCCCCCTGGTCGAGTTCCTCGGCTCCCGGGGCAAGAGCGAGCACGCCGCCTGCCTGGTGGCCGTCACCCGGATCCGGCACGCCCACCCGGGGCTCTCCGCCCCCGGATCGGAGGCCGCCTCGTGA
- a CDS encoding DUF1697 domain-containing protein: protein MNSYIALLRAVNVGGTGKMPMSDLKDLFRRAGFPGARTYIASGNVVFTSREPEARIKAALEEALGAYAGKPVGVLVRTASEMAEVVSGNPFPGSSPSRTVAIFLDGPPPPDALERVTGRADEETRLGRREIYVHYGDGMGRSRLKIPAAAAGTARNINTVTRLAEMASEPG, encoded by the coding sequence ATGAACTCCTATATCGCACTCCTGAGGGCCGTCAACGTCGGCGGCACCGGCAAGATGCCCATGAGCGACCTCAAAGACTTGTTCCGGCGGGCCGGGTTCCCCGGGGCCCGGACCTACATCGCCAGCGGCAACGTCGTCTTCACGAGCCGGGAGCCGGAGGCCCGGATCAAGGCCGCCCTGGAGGAGGCCCTGGGAGCCTACGCCGGCAAGCCCGTCGGCGTGCTGGTGCGCACCGCGTCCGAGATGGCGGAGGTCGTCTCGGGGAACCCGTTCCCGGGCTCCTCGCCCAGCAGGACGGTGGCCATCTTCCTCGACGGGCCTCCGCCCCCCGATGCCCTGGAGCGGGTCACCGGCCGGGCCGACGAGGAGACACGCCTCGGGAGGCGGGAGATCTACGTTCATTACGGCGACGGGATGGGGAGGTCGAGGTTGAAGATCCCCGCCGCCGCCGCCGGCACGGCGCGCAACATCAACACGGTCACCAGGCTCGCCGAGATGGCCTCAGAGCCGGGGTGA
- a CDS encoding ABC transporter permease, whose amino-acid sequence MWILALKAMLADRGKLTASLLGVAFSVVLVNLQGGLLLGMLRKGSMLVDYGRADIWAGPRHMTTVDMGAYIPERWVHRIRGVEGVERAEPYVVIFGQAAMRDGRFENVVIVGSEAASLMGNAWDVAEGDPRAIRHPDGVLVDACDAPRLGGCRIGDALEINGRRAEVVGMTRGIVSFTTNPYVFTTLARARDQFGPGTGIPRDRCCYFLVKARPGTDLDALCARIRARVPDLDVYDRATYSWRCMDFWLTRTGIGISFGLAAALGLLVGLAVVAQTLYAAVTDRIREYGALKAMGADDSCVGSFLLVQALGNATMGSALGLAGSAFAGRVMSSPRAPVVLTWQVGALSVSLVVLVCLVSASLPYVRLRRIDPAIVLRS is encoded by the coding sequence ATGTGGATCCTAGCGCTCAAGGCGATGCTGGCCGACCGGGGCAAGCTGACGGCCTCGCTGCTCGGCGTGGCCTTCTCGGTCGTCCTCGTCAACCTCCAGGGGGGGCTGCTGCTGGGGATGCTGCGTAAGGGCAGCATGCTGGTCGACTACGGCCGGGCCGACATCTGGGCGGGGCCGCGGCACATGACCACCGTCGACATGGGGGCATACATCCCCGAGCGGTGGGTGCACCGGATCCGGGGGGTCGAGGGGGTCGAGCGGGCCGAGCCCTACGTGGTCATCTTCGGCCAGGCGGCGATGCGGGACGGCCGGTTCGAGAACGTGGTCATCGTCGGCAGCGAGGCGGCCAGCCTGATGGGCAACGCCTGGGACGTGGCCGAGGGGGACCCGAGGGCCATCCGCCACCCGGACGGGGTCCTCGTGGACGCCTGCGACGCCCCCCGCCTGGGCGGCTGCCGGATCGGCGACGCGCTGGAGATCAACGGCCGGCGGGCGGAGGTCGTCGGCATGACCCGGGGGATCGTCAGCTTCACGACCAACCCCTACGTCTTCACCACGCTCGCCCGGGCCCGCGACCAGTTCGGGCCGGGCACCGGCATCCCCCGCGACCGGTGCTGCTACTTCCTGGTCAAGGCACGCCCCGGCACGGACCTGGATGCCCTTTGCGCCCGGATCCGGGCCCGCGTCCCGGATCTCGACGTCTACGACCGGGCCACCTATAGCTGGCGCTGCATGGATTTCTGGCTGACGCGCACCGGCATCGGGATCAGCTTCGGCCTGGCCGCGGCCCTGGGGTTGCTCGTCGGCCTGGCCGTCGTGGCCCAGACGCTGTATGCCGCGGTCACCGATCGGATCAGGGAGTACGGCGCCCTGAAGGCCATGGGGGCGGACGACTCCTGCGTCGGCTCCTTCCTGCTCGTCCAGGCGTTGGGCAACGCGACGATGGGCTCGGCCCTCGGCCTGGCCGGCTCCGCCTTCGCCGGCCGGGTGATGAGCTCCCCCCGGGCCCCGGTCGTGTTGACCTGGCAGGTGGGCGCCCTGAGCGTCTCGCTGGTGGTCCTCGTCTGCCTGGTCTCCGCGTCGCTGCCCTACGTGAGGCTCCGGCGGATCGACCCGGCGATCGTCTTGCGAAGCTGA
- a CDS encoding N-acyl amino acid synthase FeeM domain-containing protein, whose amino-acid sequence MLHAIPFHAVDPRVQPFFAEGSKVAYDRLPTDRERRLPSRPEAGRSIAVQGADGGEIRVRIASSRESFAQAFRMIAGSYQARGYESPSPRPYRFTPYHVLPGTITVVAEREGRVVATMSQVPDTSLLGLPMERIYGWEIDQLRSQGLRLAEITSLADRDLSHREFLRVFGAMSRLTCQHHHREGGDSWVITVHPRHRDYYRKVLGFISIGAPRSYPSVRHHPAEGFLVDEDLMRANAPRKHREIFGEPLPDEVLDAPPREAGHVPYFAGRSTQADPEALLRIGREVGSSGAPPRWQEWAEPGPTPANREHRAAPCGS is encoded by the coding sequence ATGCTCCATGCCATTCCCTTCCACGCGGTCGATCCGCGCGTGCAACCATTCTTCGCCGAGGGCTCGAAGGTCGCCTACGACCGCCTCCCGACGGACAGGGAGCGTAGGCTGCCCTCCCGCCCGGAGGCCGGCCGATCGATCGCGGTCCAGGGGGCCGACGGCGGGGAGATCCGGGTGCGGATCGCCTCGAGTCGGGAGTCCTTCGCGCAGGCATTCCGGATGATCGCCGGCAGCTACCAGGCCCGAGGCTACGAGTCCCCGAGCCCTCGGCCCTATCGCTTCACCCCTTACCACGTCCTGCCCGGCACGATCACCGTCGTGGCCGAGCGCGAGGGCCGGGTCGTGGCGACCATGTCGCAGGTGCCGGACACGTCCCTGCTCGGATTGCCGATGGAACGCATCTATGGGTGGGAGATCGACCAGCTGAGGTCCCAGGGGCTGCGCCTGGCCGAGATCACGAGCCTGGCCGACCGGGACCTGAGCCACCGCGAGTTCCTCAGGGTCTTCGGGGCGATGAGCCGGCTGACCTGCCAGCACCACCACCGGGAGGGGGGCGACAGCTGGGTCATCACCGTCCACCCCCGCCATCGGGACTATTACCGCAAGGTGCTGGGGTTCATCTCGATCGGGGCGCCCCGATCCTACCCGAGCGTCCGCCATCATCCGGCGGAGGGGTTCCTGGTCGATGAGGACCTCATGAGGGCCAACGCCCCCCGGAAGCACCGCGAGATCTTCGGCGAGCCGCTGCCCGACGAGGTCCTCGACGCGCCGCCTCGCGAGGCGGGGCACGTCCCCTACTTCGCCGGGCGTTCGACCCAGGCCGATCCCGAGGCCCTGCTCCGGATCGGGCGGGAGGTCGGCTCGTCCGGGGCGCCGCCCCGCTGGCAGGAGTGGGCCGAGCCGGGGCCGACCCCGGCGAACCGCGAGCATCGGGCCGCCCCATGTGGATCCTAG
- a CDS encoding GAF domain-containing sensor histidine kinase, which produces MQDELEQRVRIRTRALARSNEALRSEVAERERAEASLRQVQEQFRLFVEHSPAAVAMFDRQMRYVLASRRWRTDYGLGDREIIGRSHYEVFPEVPDRWREIHRRVLAGEVLGCEEDPFPRPDGHTDWVRWECRPWPDASGAVGGLIMCTEVVTERKRAEIRLQRVERARMALSRCSQALVRAVDEPSFLREICRVIVEVAGYRLCWVGFAEHDAGKAVRPVAHAGYEDGYLKTLCVSWDDTDRGRGPVGRAIRSRRPSVFKDVANDPNFAPWREEAMKRGYASVIGVPLLCEAEALGVVVIYASEPDAFDDEEVALLRGLADDLAFGVVSLRARAERRKAREELERAHEELERRVDLRTAELSRANEQLTREVADRERAEQALRSSERLYRQLTEGTGDAIVVADHRGVITLVNPAARRVFGYDEGEALGRPLSLLIPEDHQVDHRGAVRRFVEDREGHLVGRTVELRGRRKGGEVFPLEVSLSAIDLPEGVVLLGAIRDVTDRQRMQARISQAEKLASLGLLSAGIAHEINNPLAYVSNNLAVLERDFAALSEILDVHDQARGDMLRACPDRLSRIDEIAEEFDLPYLRRNLGRLLASTKQGIKRVSDIVQNLRGFTRLDQTAVDRVDLHEAIASSIEMVRGRLAHHNITLEQHWADLPPVSCTPAQINQVVLNLLVNALQAIEATGRDHGRIALSTRQQGDEVVLEVVDDGVGIAESDLPRIFDPFYTTKPIGQGTGLGLSISHGIIRDHGGRLEVDGRPGLGARFRIVLPVARPEPPPEGDPTGPAAPRA; this is translated from the coding sequence GTGCAAGACGAGCTCGAACAGCGGGTCCGGATCCGGACCCGGGCGCTGGCCCGGTCCAACGAGGCCCTGCGCTCGGAGGTCGCCGAGCGGGAGCGGGCCGAGGCCTCGCTCCGGCAGGTCCAGGAGCAGTTCCGCCTGTTCGTCGAGCACAGCCCGGCCGCCGTGGCCATGTTCGACCGCCAGATGCGCTACGTGCTGGCCAGCCGACGCTGGCGGACCGACTACGGCCTGGGGGACCGCGAGATCATCGGCCGAAGCCATTACGAGGTCTTCCCCGAGGTCCCCGACCGCTGGAGGGAGATCCACCGCCGGGTCCTGGCCGGCGAGGTCCTCGGCTGCGAGGAGGATCCCTTCCCCCGGCCCGACGGCCACACCGATTGGGTCCGGTGGGAATGCCGCCCCTGGCCCGACGCCTCCGGCGCGGTCGGCGGCCTGATCATGTGCACGGAGGTCGTCACCGAGCGGAAGCGGGCCGAGATCCGCCTCCAGCGGGTCGAGCGTGCCCGGATGGCCCTGAGCCGATGCAGCCAGGCGCTGGTCCGGGCCGTCGACGAGCCGTCCTTCCTCCGGGAGATCTGCCGGGTGATCGTCGAGGTGGCCGGCTACCGCCTCTGCTGGGTCGGTTTCGCCGAGCACGACGCGGGGAAGGCCGTCCGCCCGGTCGCCCACGCCGGCTACGAGGACGGCTACCTCAAGACGCTCTGCGTCTCCTGGGACGACACCGACCGGGGACGGGGCCCGGTCGGCCGCGCCATCCGGTCCCGACGGCCGAGCGTCTTCAAGGACGTGGCCAACGACCCCAACTTCGCACCCTGGCGCGAGGAGGCGATGAAGCGGGGCTACGCCTCGGTGATCGGCGTGCCGCTGCTCTGTGAGGCGGAGGCCCTGGGCGTGGTGGTCATCTACGCCTCCGAGCCCGACGCCTTCGACGACGAGGAGGTGGCCCTGCTGCGCGGCCTGGCCGACGACCTGGCCTTCGGCGTCGTCTCCCTCCGGGCCCGGGCCGAGCGCCGCAAAGCCCGGGAGGAGCTGGAGCGGGCCCACGAGGAGCTGGAGCGCCGCGTCGACCTGCGCACCGCCGAGCTCTCCCGGGCCAACGAGCAGCTCACCCGGGAGGTCGCCGACCGCGAGCGGGCCGAGCAGGCCCTCCGCTCCTCCGAGCGGCTCTACCGGCAGCTCACCGAGGGGACCGGCGACGCCATCGTGGTGGCCGACCATCGGGGCGTCATCACCCTGGTCAACCCGGCCGCCCGCCGGGTCTTCGGCTACGACGAGGGCGAGGCCCTCGGCCGGCCGCTCTCCCTGCTGATCCCCGAGGACCACCAGGTGGACCACCGCGGGGCCGTCCGCCGCTTCGTCGAGGACCGCGAGGGCCACCTCGTCGGCCGGACCGTCGAGCTGAGGGGCCGTCGCAAGGGGGGCGAGGTCTTCCCGCTCGAGGTCTCCCTCTCGGCGATCGACCTGCCCGAGGGGGTGGTCCTGCTCGGCGCGATCCGGGACGTGACCGACCGCCAGCGGATGCAGGCCCGGATCAGCCAGGCGGAGAAGCTCGCCTCGCTCGGGCTGCTCAGCGCCGGGATCGCGCATGAGATCAATAATCCATTGGCTTATGTCTCCAACAATCTGGCCGTGCTGGAGCGCGACTTCGCCGCGCTCTCGGAGATCCTCGACGTCCACGACCAGGCCCGGGGAGACATGCTCCGGGCCTGCCCCGACCGCCTCTCCCGGATCGATGAGATCGCCGAGGAGTTCGACCTGCCCTACCTCCGGCGGAACCTCGGCCGCCTCCTGGCCAGCACGAAGCAGGGGATCAAGCGGGTCTCGGACATCGTCCAGAACCTACGGGGCTTCACCCGCCTGGACCAGACCGCCGTCGATCGCGTCGACCTGCACGAGGCGATCGCCAGCAGCATCGAGATGGTCCGGGGCCGGCTCGCCCACCACAACATCACCCTGGAGCAACACTGGGCCGACCTGCCCCCGGTCTCTTGCACCCCGGCCCAGATCAACCAGGTGGTGCTGAACCTGCTGGTCAACGCGCTGCAGGCGATCGAGGCCACCGGCCGAGACCACGGCCGGATCGCGTTGTCGACCCGGCAGCAGGGGGACGAGGTCGTTTTGGAGGTGGTCGACGACGGGGTCGGCATCGCCGAATCGGACCTCCCCCGGATCTTCGACCCCTTCTACACGACCAAGCCGATCGGCCAGGGGACCGGGCTCGGCCTGAGCATCAGCCATGGCATCATCCGGGACCACGGCGGCCGGCTGGAGGTTGACGGCCGCCCCGGCCTCGGGGCCCGATTCCGGATCGTCCTGCCCGTCGCCCGCCCGGAGCCTCCCCCCGAGGGCGACCCCACTGGGCCGGCCGCCCCCCGAGCCTGA